A section of the [Limnothrix rosea] IAM M-220 genome encodes:
- a CDS encoding DNA-directed RNA polymerase subunit beta': MTKEKPAVFYNRIIDKGRLKKLMSWAYREYGSAHCATMADDLKTMGFRYATQAGVSISVDDLQVPPVKRQMLDSAEQEIRITEARYSRGEITEVERFQKVIDTWNSTSEALKEEVVKNFRDTDPLNSVYMMAFSGARGNLSQVRQLVGMRGLMADPQGEIIDLPIKTNFREGLTVTEYIISSYGARKGLVDTALRTADSGYLTRRLVDVSQDVIVREEDCGTARGLKLRSMTDGERIQIPLEDRLFGRVLNADVTDPKTGEVIAVRNQDIDADLARKIAETVEEAEVRSPLTCEAARSVCRKCYGWSLAHGHMVDMGEAVGIIAAQSIGEPGTQLTMRTFHTGGVFTKEAAKKIRASKAGIIQFKDGLSTRRVRTSHGDEVEQVEVAGNLVIKPSDNGKMITHPLPTGSLVWASEGSSVKKGDLLVEAASAKKTQKSTEKATKDVSTDLAGEVLFDNLVAEEKTDRQGNTTRSAQRSGLMWVLAGDVYNLPAGAEAVVENNTHVKPGDVLAETKLVSLSGGVVRLIPDSREIEIVTASVLLDEAKVLLESGGGSEQYIIETSRGDQFLLKTAPGTKVQNHTNIAELIDSRYQTQTGGILKYAGVEVAKGTKKQGYEVTKGGTLLWIPEESHEVNKDSSLRIVENGQYIEAGTEVVKDIFSQSAGVVEVIEKNDILREVIIKPGELHLTDEAIADQYHEQLIQPGTEIIEGVTLESLSYGEKVVSTEGTALLIRPVEEYQVNDKPIEPSQGSMNEQESGRNINLHAVQRLFHKDGDRVKSVDGVSLLSTQLIIEIEPLEGEDEDVLANLYADIELQEDPTDADIQRLQLVILESLILRRDSDSDPLGGQIKTRLMVKDGDELEPGAVVARTEIQCKEAGEVRGIRSGEEAIRRLLLVRDSDRHTIKINGKPKVSPEDLIVSGTEIAEGIMIEESGQILEVSDTEITVRHARPYRVSGGAILHIDEGDLVQRGDNLVLLVFERAKTGDIIQGLPRIEELLEARKPKEAAILARRPGTCQVVYEDDESVDVKVIEDDGVVTDYPVNINQSVMVIDGQQVGPAEPLTDGLNNPHEILEIFFEYYAESKGIYDAALIGLRESQRFLVEQVQAVYQSQGIDISDKHIEVIVRQMTAKVRIDDGGDTIMLPGELIELRQVEQVNEAMSITGGAPARYTPVLLGITKASLNTDSFISAASFQETTRVLTEAAIEGKSDWLRGLKENVIIGRLIPAGTGFNNQDDSADDLGTNRNTATGYHNVVASGSESSGNVLSHRSYKDLDGSEILDDQTARAFTTPSAADPAIITGDELISDDTPIPVDVKEKSPIINDDAMIDDNWLKGQ; encoded by the coding sequence ATGACAAAGGAAAAGCCAGCCGTTTTTTATAACCGTATTATCGACAAGGGACGCCTTAAAAAGCTAATGTCTTGGGCCTATAGAGAGTATGGGTCTGCCCACTGTGCAACTATGGCAGATGACCTCAAGACGATGGGTTTTCGCTACGCAACCCAAGCAGGTGTTTCGATTAGTGTCGATGACTTACAAGTGCCGCCTGTAAAGCGTCAAATGCTTGACAGTGCCGAACAAGAAATTCGTATAACGGAAGCTCGCTACTCCCGAGGAGAAATTACTGAGGTCGAACGTTTCCAAAAGGTAATTGATACTTGGAATAGTACCTCTGAAGCTTTGAAAGAAGAGGTCGTCAAAAACTTCCGCGATACCGATCCACTCAACTCCGTCTACATGATGGCCTTTAGTGGAGCACGGGGTAATTTATCTCAGGTTCGTCAACTCGTTGGTATGCGGGGCTTGATGGCAGATCCCCAAGGGGAAATTATTGATTTACCCATTAAGACAAATTTCCGCGAAGGTCTAACGGTTACTGAGTACATTATTTCGTCCTACGGTGCACGGAAAGGTCTTGTGGATACGGCACTACGAACTGCTGACTCTGGTTATTTAACCCGCCGTTTAGTAGACGTTTCTCAGGATGTGATTGTCCGTGAAGAAGATTGCGGCACAGCCCGTGGTCTGAAGCTCAGATCAATGACTGACGGTGAGCGTATTCAGATTCCCCTTGAGGATCGTCTATTCGGCCGGGTACTAAATGCGGATGTCACGGATCCGAAAACAGGTGAGGTTATTGCTGTTCGCAATCAAGATATTGATGCTGATTTAGCGAGGAAAATTGCTGAAACAGTAGAAGAAGCCGAAGTGCGATCGCCGCTCACTTGTGAAGCTGCACGTTCTGTTTGTCGGAAGTGCTATGGCTGGAGCTTAGCCCATGGCCATATGGTTGATATGGGTGAAGCTGTTGGTATTATTGCAGCCCAGTCGATTGGTGAACCGGGTACACAGCTCACAATGCGGACATTCCACACGGGTGGTGTATTTACAAAAGAAGCAGCGAAGAAAATTCGGGCATCGAAAGCCGGCATTATCCAGTTTAAAGATGGCCTCAGCACGCGTCGCGTTCGTACAAGCCACGGTGATGAGGTAGAGCAAGTCGAAGTTGCGGGTAATCTCGTGATTAAGCCTAGCGATAACGGCAAAATGATTACTCATCCTTTGCCCACGGGTTCTTTGGTTTGGGCATCAGAAGGCTCTTCTGTGAAAAAAGGAGACTTACTGGTTGAGGCAGCTTCTGCGAAGAAAACTCAAAAATCCACGGAAAAGGCAACGAAAGATGTTTCTACTGATCTAGCTGGTGAAGTCCTCTTTGATAATTTGGTGGCTGAAGAGAAAACTGACCGCCAAGGCAATACGACTCGCTCTGCCCAAAGAAGTGGTTTGATGTGGGTACTTGCGGGTGATGTGTATAATCTCCCAGCTGGTGCTGAGGCAGTAGTGGAAAACAATACCCATGTGAAGCCGGGAGATGTCCTAGCTGAGACCAAGCTTGTCTCCCTGTCTGGTGGTGTGGTGCGCTTGATCCCGGATAGCCGAGAAATTGAAATTGTCACGGCATCGGTATTACTTGATGAGGCAAAGGTGCTCCTCGAAAGTGGTGGTGGTTCTGAGCAGTACATCATCGAAACCTCTCGTGGTGACCAATTCCTCTTGAAGACAGCGCCGGGGACTAAGGTTCAAAACCATACCAATATTGCGGAGCTAATTGATAGCCGTTATCAAACTCAAACTGGCGGTATTCTCAAGTACGCGGGTGTTGAAGTTGCTAAGGGAACGAAAAAGCAAGGTTATGAAGTGACGAAGGGTGGTACTTTACTCTGGATTCCTGAGGAAAGCCACGAGGTTAATAAGGACAGTTCTCTTCGGATTGTCGAAAATGGTCAATATATTGAGGCGGGTACTGAGGTTGTCAAAGATATCTTCTCGCAATCTGCTGGTGTCGTTGAAGTGATTGAAAAGAACGATATTCTACGGGAAGTGATTATCAAGCCGGGTGAATTGCACCTGACTGATGAGGCGATCGCCGACCAGTACCACGAGCAATTGATTCAACCCGGCACGGAGATCATTGAAGGAGTAACCCTCGAATCACTAAGCTACGGCGAAAAAGTCGTTAGCACAGAAGGTACAGCATTATTAATCCGTCCTGTAGAGGAATATCAAGTTAACGATAAGCCCATTGAGCCTTCCCAAGGTTCGATGAACGAGCAAGAGTCTGGCCGTAACATCAATCTCCATGCCGTACAACGCCTGTTTCATAAGGACGGCGATCGCGTTAAGTCCGTTGATGGTGTCTCACTCCTAAGCACCCAGCTCATTATTGAAATTGAGCCTTTAGAGGGTGAAGACGAAGATGTTCTGGCAAATCTTTACGCTGATATTGAGCTCCAAGAAGATCCCACCGATGCTGATATTCAACGACTACAACTCGTCATCCTTGAATCTTTAATTCTACGTCGGGATTCTGACAGTGATCCCTTAGGCGGTCAAATTAAAACCCGCTTAATGGTAAAAGATGGCGATGAATTAGAACCGGGCGCTGTGGTTGCTCGTACGGAAATTCAGTGTAAGGAAGCGGGTGAAGTTCGCGGTATTCGCAGTGGCGAAGAGGCTATTCGTCGCTTACTGCTCGTCCGGGACAGCGATCGCCACACCATTAAGATCAACGGCAAGCCCAAAGTTAGCCCCGAAGATCTCATTGTATCCGGCACCGAAATTGCCGAAGGCATCATGATTGAAGAATCTGGTCAGATTCTTGAAGTGAGCGATACCGAAATTACCGTGCGTCACGCGCGTCCATACCGTGTATCCGGTGGCGCGATTCTGCACATTGACGAAGGCGATCTTGTACAGCGGGGCGACAACCTTGTCCTACTCGTCTTCGAGCGGGCAAAAACAGGGGACATCATTCAGGGTCTACCGCGTATTGAAGAACTCCTTGAAGCACGTAAACCCAAAGAAGCAGCCATCTTGGCGCGTCGTCCGGGAACCTGTCAAGTTGTGTACGAAGATGATGAAAGCGTTGACGTAAAAGTCATCGAAGACGACGGTGTCGTAACAGACTATCCCGTTAATATTAACCAAAGCGTTATGGTCATTGACGGTCAACAAGTGGGTCCCGCAGAACCCCTCACAGACGGTTTAAATAACCCCCATGAGATCCTCGAAATTTTCTTTGAGTATTACGCAGAAAGCAAAGGGATTTACGATGCAGCATTAATTGGTTTGCGAGAATCCCAACGCTTCCTTGTCGAACAAGTACAAGCCGTTTATCAATCCCAAGGCATTGATATTTCAGACAAACACATTGAAGTAATCGTGCGTCAAATGACGGCAAAAGTTCGTATCGACGATGGTGGTGACACCATCATGCTACCCGGCGAGTTGATCGAGCTTCGTCAAGTTGAACAAGTCAATGAAGCAATGTCCATTACTGGTGGTGCTCCTGCCCGTTATACGCCTGTGCTTCTCGGTATCACTAAGGCTTCTTTGAATACCGATAGTTTCATCTCTGCCGCATCCTTCCAAGAAACCACCCGTGTTCTCACTGAGGCGGCCATTGAAGGAAAATCTGACTGGCTACGGGGTCTCAAGGAAAACGTGATTATTGGTCGCTTAATTCCTGCGGGTACCGGCTTTAATAATCAAGATGATTCGGCGGATGATCTCGGTACAAATCGCAATACAGCAACGGGTTACCACAATGTTGTTGCCAGCGGTTCTGAGAGTAGTGGAAATGTTTTGTCCCACCGCTCGTACAAGGATTTAGATGGTAGCGAAATCCTCGATGATCAAACGGCTCGTGCTTTTACGACCCCTAGTGCGGCTGACCCTGCAATTATCACGGGTGATGAATTGATTTCTGATGACACTCCTATTCCGGTTGATGTTAAGGAAAAGTCTCCCATTATTAATGATGATGCAATGATCGACGACAACTGGTTGAAAGGTCAATAA
- a CDS encoding DNA-directed RNA polymerase subunit gamma: MKHQQEQHFDYVKIGIASPERVRQWGERTLPNGQTVGEVTKPETINYRTLKPEMDGLFCERIFGPAKDWECHCGKYKRVRHRGIVCERCGVEVTESRVRRHRMGYIKLAAAVTHVWYLKGIPSYLSILLDMALRDVEQVVYFNAYVVLDPGNATNLSYKQLLTEDQWLEIEDQLYSEDSQLEDVEVGIGAEAVERLLQELELEEIAEELREAIAGSKGQKRAKLIKRLRVIDNFIATGARPEWMVLNSIPVIPPDLRPMVQLDGGRFATSDLNDLYRRVINRNNRLARLQEILAPEIIVRNEKRMLQEAVDALIDNGRRGRTVVGANNRPLKSLSDIIEGKQGRFRQNLLGKRVDYSGRSVIVVGPKLKIYQCGLPREMAIELFQPFVIHRLIKSGMVNNIKAAKKLIQRGDESVWDVLSDVITGHPVMLNRAPTLHRLGIQAFEPILVEGRAIQLHPLVCPAFNADFDGDQMAVHVPLSLEAQAEARLLMLACHNILSPATGKPIVAPSQDMVLGCYYLTADNPSAQRGAGRYFGNMEDAVRAYETGDVDLHAYVWLRYLGDVDTSEADDKVLESETHEDGSVSKIYRERKVRESADGELLSQYIKTTPGRIIYNKTIQDALGLNPNANLETVAI, translated from the coding sequence ATGAAACACCAACAAGAACAACATTTTGATTACGTAAAAATCGGTATCGCTTCCCCTGAGCGGGTAAGACAGTGGGGGGAAAGAACTCTGCCCAATGGTCAAACCGTTGGTGAAGTCACAAAGCCAGAGACGATTAATTACCGGACATTAAAGCCGGAAATGGATGGTCTATTTTGTGAGCGGATTTTTGGGCCGGCCAAGGATTGGGAATGTCACTGTGGTAAATACAAGCGGGTTCGCCATCGCGGCATCGTCTGTGAGCGTTGTGGTGTAGAGGTTACTGAATCTCGCGTTCGTCGCCACCGCATGGGCTACATTAAGCTCGCCGCCGCCGTAACCCATGTCTGGTATCTCAAAGGGATTCCGAGCTATTTGAGTATTTTGCTCGATATGGCACTCCGCGACGTTGAGCAGGTTGTATACTTCAACGCCTATGTTGTCCTTGACCCCGGTAATGCTACGAATCTCAGCTATAAGCAACTGCTCACTGAAGATCAATGGCTTGAAATTGAGGATCAACTTTACAGTGAAGATTCTCAGCTTGAAGACGTGGAAGTTGGCATTGGTGCTGAAGCGGTTGAACGTTTACTCCAAGAACTCGAACTGGAAGAAATTGCCGAAGAACTCCGTGAGGCGATCGCCGGCTCCAAAGGACAAAAGCGCGCCAAACTCATTAAGCGCTTACGGGTAATCGATAACTTCATTGCCACAGGGGCCCGCCCAGAATGGATGGTACTCAATAGCATTCCCGTGATTCCACCGGACTTACGCCCGATGGTACAGCTTGACGGTGGACGCTTTGCCACCTCTGACCTAAACGATTTGTATCGTCGAGTTATTAACCGGAACAATCGTTTAGCACGTCTTCAAGAAATTCTTGCCCCTGAAATTATCGTCCGTAACGAAAAACGGATGCTCCAAGAAGCCGTCGATGCCCTCATTGACAATGGTCGTCGTGGCCGGACTGTTGTAGGAGCAAATAACCGTCCCCTCAAATCCCTCTCGGACATTATTGAAGGTAAACAAGGTCGTTTCCGCCAAAACCTACTGGGTAAACGTGTTGACTACTCCGGTCGTTCCGTAATCGTTGTCGGTCCTAAACTCAAAATTTACCAATGCGGGTTGCCCCGTGAGATGGCGATCGAATTGTTCCAACCCTTCGTCATTCACCGTTTGATCAAGAGCGGTATGGTGAACAACATCAAAGCAGCGAAAAAGCTGATTCAACGAGGCGACGAAAGCGTTTGGGACGTATTGTCCGACGTAATTACGGGTCACCCGGTCATGCTTAACCGCGCTCCCACACTCCACCGTCTTGGCATCCAAGCCTTCGAACCAATCTTGGTAGAAGGACGAGCCATCCAACTGCACCCCCTCGTTTGTCCAGCATTTAACGCAGACTTTGACGGTGATCAAATGGCTGTGCACGTGCCGCTGTCCTTAGAAGCACAAGCAGAAGCTCGACTACTGATGTTGGCTTGTCACAATATCCTGTCCCCGGCCACAGGTAAACCAATCGTTGCCCCATCACAAGATATGGTCTTAGGGTGTTACTACCTCACAGCTGATAATCCCAGTGCACAAAGAGGCGCAGGTCGCTACTTCGGCAACATGGAAGATGCAGTCCGTGCCTATGAAACCGGCGATGTCGATTTACATGCCTATGTCTGGCTCCGCTACCTCGGAGACGTAGATACTAGCGAAGCTGACGACAAGGTTTTAGAGAGCGAAACCCATGAAGATGGTTCGGTCTCAAAGATCTACCGTGAACGTAAAGTCAGAGAATCGGCGGATGGTGAGCTACTGAGCCAATATATTAAGACCACTCCTGGACGCATCATTTACAACAAAACAATTCAAGATGCCCTTGGTCTTAATCCCAATGCCAACTTAGAAACTGTCGCCATCTAA
- the rpoB gene encoding DNA-directed RNA polymerase subunit beta has translation MTHITQSLLPDLIDIQRSSFRWFLEKGLIEELNSFSPITDYTGKLELHFIGEKYRLKEPKYSMTEAKSRDSTYGVQMYVPTRLINKETGEIKEQEVFIGDLPLMTDRGTFIINGAERVIVNQIVRSPGVYYKSEVDKHGRRTYSASLIPNRGAWLKFETDKNSIVWVRIDKTRKLSAQVLLKAMGLSDSEILDSLRHADFYQKTLDKEGNPSEEDALLELYRKLRPGEPPTVSGGQQLLESRFFDNKRYDLGKVGRYKINKKLRLNIADTVRVLTPTDILSAIDYLINLEFDTGNIDDIDHLGNRRVRSVGELLQNQVRVGLNRLERIIRERMTVSESDSLTPASLVNPKPLVAAIKEFFGSSQLSQFMDQTNPLAELTHKRRLSALGPGGLTRERAGFAVRDIHPTQYGRICPVETPEGPNAGLIGSLATYARVNEYGFIETPYYRVENGKIQFDQGSVYLTAGEEDDMRVAPGDVPRDEEGNILGETVPVRYRREFSTTTPEQVDYVAVSPLQIVSVATSLIPFLEHDDANRALMGSNMQRQAVPLLRPERPLVGTGLEAQAARDSGMVIVSRGDGVVTFVDATVIRVKPTGEGQDNAREIVYQLQKYQRSNQDTCLNQRPLVDIGEDVVAGQVLADGSATEGGEIALGQNVTIAYMPWEGYNYEDAILISERLVYDDVYTSIHIEKFEIEARQTKLGPEEITREIPNVGEDSLRNLDEQGIIRIGAWVESGDILVGKVTPKGESDQPPEEKLLRAIFGEKARDVRDNSLKVPNGEKGRVVDVRVFTREQGDELPPGANMVVRVYVAQKRKIQVGDKMAGRHGNKGIISRILPIEDMPYLPDGSPIDIVLNPLGVPSRMNVGQVFECLLGWAGEHLNARFKMMPFDEMHGAEASRETVHGKIREASKKPNRDWIFNEDDPGKIQVYDGRTGEPFDRAVTVGKAYMLKLVHLVDDKIHARSTGPYSLVTQQPLGGKAQQGGQRFGEMEVWALEAYGAAYTLQELLTVKSDDMQGRNEALNAIVKGKPIPRPGTPESFKVLMRELQSLGLDIAVHKVEAAEDGTSRDVEVDLMMDNQRRAPNRPTYESISNEEQSGAPVEASE, from the coding sequence ATGACTCATATCACCCAAAGCCTGCTTCCTGATCTAATTGATATTCAACGGTCAAGTTTTCGCTGGTTCCTTGAAAAAGGGTTAATTGAAGAATTGAATAGTTTCTCGCCCATCACAGACTACACGGGTAAGTTGGAACTGCATTTCATTGGAGAAAAATATCGCCTCAAAGAGCCTAAGTATAGTATGACTGAGGCCAAAAGTCGGGATAGCACCTACGGCGTGCAGATGTATGTTCCCACACGTCTAATTAACAAAGAGACCGGCGAGATTAAAGAGCAAGAAGTCTTTATTGGTGACTTACCTTTAATGACGGACCGCGGTACATTCATTATTAATGGCGCAGAGCGAGTAATCGTAAACCAAATTGTGCGATCGCCGGGTGTCTACTACAAGTCTGAAGTAGATAAGCATGGTCGTCGCACCTACTCCGCGTCTTTGATTCCGAACCGTGGCGCGTGGTTGAAATTTGAGACAGACAAGAACAGTATTGTTTGGGTTCGTATCGATAAAACGCGTAAGCTTTCCGCGCAAGTATTGTTGAAAGCAATGGGCTTGTCTGACAGTGAGATCCTTGATTCTCTCCGTCATGCGGACTTCTATCAAAAGACCCTCGATAAGGAAGGCAATCCCAGTGAAGAAGACGCACTCCTCGAACTCTATCGGAAGTTACGTCCGGGTGAACCTCCCACTGTGAGTGGTGGTCAGCAACTCTTAGAATCACGCTTCTTTGATAACAAACGCTATGACCTCGGTAAAGTTGGTCGTTACAAGATCAACAAAAAACTACGTCTAAATATTGCAGACACAGTTCGCGTCCTAACCCCCACCGATATTTTGTCGGCGATCGACTATCTCATTAACCTTGAATTTGATACTGGCAACATCGACGATATTGACCACTTGGGTAATCGCCGCGTCCGTTCCGTGGGCGAACTACTCCAAAACCAAGTTCGGGTTGGTTTAAACCGTCTCGAAAGAATTATTCGTGAGCGCATGACAGTTAGTGAGTCAGACTCATTAACCCCCGCTTCCTTGGTAAACCCCAAGCCTTTAGTTGCTGCGATAAAAGAATTTTTTGGCTCTTCGCAGCTATCTCAATTCATGGATCAAACAAATCCGTTAGCCGAACTGACCCACAAGCGTCGTTTGTCAGCCCTCGGTCCTGGTGGTTTAACCCGTGAACGAGCAGGCTTTGCTGTCCGTGATATTCACCCGACTCAGTATGGTCGTATTTGTCCTGTCGAAACTCCTGAAGGACCGAATGCCGGTTTGATTGGTTCGCTAGCGACTTATGCCAGAGTGAATGAGTATGGTTTCATTGAGACACCTTACTATCGCGTTGAAAATGGCAAAATCCAGTTTGATCAAGGTTCTGTTTACCTAACAGCTGGCGAAGAAGACGATATGCGCGTTGCACCGGGTGATGTCCCCCGTGATGAAGAAGGAAATATCCTTGGGGAGACAGTACCTGTACGTTATCGCCGAGAATTCTCTACCACGACCCCAGAACAGGTAGACTACGTCGCAGTTTCACCACTTCAGATTGTTTCTGTTGCAACCTCACTCATTCCTTTCCTTGAGCATGACGATGCAAACCGTGCTCTTATGGGTTCAAACATGCAACGTCAAGCTGTACCTCTTTTGCGTCCAGAGCGTCCCCTTGTTGGTACAGGCCTAGAGGCACAAGCAGCCCGTGACTCTGGTATGGTGATTGTCTCCCGCGGAGACGGCGTAGTCACCTTTGTCGATGCAACAGTGATTCGCGTCAAACCGACAGGCGAAGGGCAAGATAATGCGCGTGAAATTGTTTATCAATTGCAAAAGTATCAACGCTCTAACCAAGACACTTGCCTAAATCAACGTCCTCTCGTTGACATCGGGGAAGATGTTGTGGCGGGTCAAGTATTGGCAGATGGTTCTGCCACAGAGGGCGGTGAAATTGCCCTTGGTCAAAATGTGACGATCGCCTACATGCCATGGGAAGGCTACAACTACGAGGATGCAATTCTCATTAGTGAACGTCTGGTATACGACGATGTTTACACCAGCATTCACATTGAAAAGTTTGAAATCGAAGCACGTCAAACGAAGCTTGGCCCTGAGGAAATTACCCGCGAAATTCCGAATGTTGGTGAAGATTCATTGCGTAATCTTGATGAGCAGGGCATTATTCGTATCGGCGCATGGGTCGAATCGGGTGACATTCTTGTTGGTAAGGTAACGCCAAAAGGTGAGTCGGATCAGCCTCCGGAAGAAAAGTTACTCCGTGCAATTTTTGGGGAAAAAGCCCGTGATGTTCGTGACAACTCCCTAAAAGTCCCTAACGGTGAAAAAGGCCGTGTTGTTGATGTACGTGTCTTCACCCGTGAGCAAGGTGATGAGTTACCGCCGGGCGCAAACATGGTTGTCCGTGTTTATGTGGCTCAAAAACGCAAGATTCAAGTCGGCGATAAGATGGCAGGTCGTCACGGTAATAAGGGCATTATTTCTCGAATTTTACCGATTGAAGATATGCCCTATTTGCCCGATGGTAGCCCGATTGACATTGTCCTTAATCCTCTTGGTGTACCTTCTCGTATGAATGTGGGTCAGGTGTTTGAGTGTCTGCTAGGCTGGGCGGGTGAGCACCTCAATGCTCGCTTTAAGATGATGCCATTCGACGAGATGCATGGTGCTGAAGCCTCCCGTGAAACGGTTCATGGCAAGATTCGTGAGGCTTCGAAAAAGCCTAACCGCGACTGGATTTTTAATGAGGATGATCCCGGAAAAATCCAGGTTTATGATGGTAGAACTGGTGAGCCTTTTGACCGTGCGGTAACCGTTGGGAAAGCTTATATGCTGAAGCTAGTGCACCTAGTGGACGATAAGATCCACGCTCGTTCTACAGGTCCTTATTCTCTTGTCACGCAGCAGCCTCTGGGTGGTAAAGCTCAACAGGGTGGTCAGCGTTTCGGTGAAATGGAAGTGTGGGCATTAGAAGCTTATGGTGCTGCCTATACTCTCCAGGAGCTCTTAACTGTGAAATCGGACGATATGCAAGGCCGCAATGAGGCGCTGAATGCGATTGTCAAGGGTAAACCGATTCCACGGCCGGGTACGCCTGAGTCCTTTAAGGTCTTGATGCGTGAGCTGCAATCTTTAGGTCTTGATATTGCTGTTCATAAGGTGGAGGCCGCGGAGGATGGAACGAGTCGGGATGTCGAGGTTGATTTGATGATGGACAATCAACGTCGTGCGCCTAATCGCCCTACCTATGAATCTATTTCTAATGAAGAGCAATCAGGGGCTCCGGTAGAGGCATCTGAATAA
- a CDS encoding TatD family hydrolase: MQLVDTHVHINFDVFQNDIESVAQRWRAANVAHLVHSCVEPSEFPVIRSLADRFPELKFSVGLHPLDADKWTGTMATEIHDYATSDQRVVAIGELGLDFFKADNQAHQVHVLESQLSIASDLDLPIIVHCRDAASEFKQVIERFLAKGRKLRGVMHCWTGTPAETQWFLDLGFYVSFSGVVTFKKADQVKQSALLVPDERLLIETDCPFLAPVPKRGKRNEPAFVHYVATYLAELRGTEMATLAEQTSLNASKLFGFTL, translated from the coding sequence ATGCAACTTGTTGATACTCATGTTCACATTAACTTCGACGTTTTTCAAAACGACATTGAGTCAGTCGCTCAACGGTGGCGTGCAGCCAATGTAGCCCATCTTGTTCACTCCTGTGTCGAGCCATCTGAGTTTCCAGTTATTCGCAGCTTGGCAGATCGTTTTCCCGAATTAAAATTTTCTGTTGGGCTTCATCCCCTAGATGCAGATAAATGGACTGGGACAATGGCAACTGAAATTCATGATTATGCTACCAGTGATCAAAGAGTCGTTGCCATTGGTGAATTAGGTCTTGACTTTTTTAAAGCAGACAACCAAGCCCATCAAGTTCATGTCCTCGAGTCTCAACTATCAATTGCCTCCGATTTGGACTTGCCCATCATTGTTCACTGTCGTGATGCAGCCTCCGAATTTAAGCAAGTGATCGAAAGATTTCTTGCAAAAGGCCGAAAGTTGCGTGGCGTTATGCACTGCTGGACGGGCACACCGGCAGAGACTCAATGGTTTTTAGACCTTGGGTTTTATGTCAGTTTTAGCGGTGTCGTAACCTTTAAAAAAGCTGATCAAGTCAAACAGTCGGCTCTACTTGTACCTGACGAACGGTTGCTTATCGAAACGGACTGTCCCTTTCTAGCTCCTGTGCCCAAGCGCGGGAAGCGTAATGAGCCAGCTTTTGTCCACTATGTTGCAACTTATCTTGCAGAACTTAGAGGTACAGAAATGGCCACTCTTGCCGAACAAACCAGCCTAAATGCAAGTAAACTTTTTGGATTTACTTTGTGA
- the rpsT gene encoding 30S ribosomal protein S20: MANIKSALKRIQIAERNRLRNKSYKSAVKTLTKKSFQAIEACAAETSDATKAEAQKCISETYSKIDKAVKRGVYHRNTGARKKARLAKEFKQAVTA; the protein is encoded by the coding sequence GTGGCTAATATTAAGTCTGCTCTTAAACGAATTCAGATTGCTGAGCGCAATCGCCTACGCAATAAATCCTACAAATCCGCTGTCAAAACCCTCACCAAGAAGTCATTTCAAGCAATTGAGGCTTGTGCCGCTGAGACTTCCGATGCCACCAAAGCAGAAGCTCAGAAATGTATTTCTGAAACCTACAGCAAAATTGACAAAGCTGTAAAAAGAGGCGTGTATCACCGCAATACAGGCGCTCGCAAAAAAGCTCGTTTAGCAAAGGAATTTAAGCAAGCCGTCACCGCATAA